One segment of Bradyrhizobium sp. CB2312 DNA contains the following:
- the rsmI gene encoding 16S rRNA (cytidine(1402)-2'-O)-methyltransferase, with amino-acid sequence MRAKPAPINTPEGPDAAPRGFSIDAYRLPAPKAAPGLYLVATPIGNLGDITLRALQTLAGVDVIACEDTRITRRLTERYDIAAQLKQYHEHNAEVARPKILEALAAGGSVALVSDAGTPLISDPGFKLVREVCAAGHAVYALPGPSSVLAALSVAALPTDRFFFEGFLPAKSAARKSRLAELARIDATLVMFESGNRVQDTLAELAEIMGSREAAICRELTKLHEEISRATLAELARDAEGLETRGEFVLVIAPPAADAEVLNSDALDDLLREQLAAHSVKDAVAHAVALSGRPRREVYARALEIAKDLRGGDGEG; translated from the coding sequence ATGCGCGCAAAGCCGGCCCCGATAAATACGCCTGAAGGCCCAGACGCCGCTCCACGCGGCTTCTCCATCGACGCCTATCGGCTCCCGGCCCCGAAGGCGGCGCCGGGCCTCTATCTGGTCGCGACCCCGATCGGCAATCTCGGCGACATTACGCTGCGCGCGCTCCAGACCCTTGCCGGCGTCGACGTCATCGCCTGCGAGGACACCCGCATCACGCGCCGCCTGACCGAGCGCTACGATATCGCCGCCCAGCTCAAGCAATATCACGAGCACAACGCCGAAGTGGCGCGCCCAAAAATCCTGGAGGCGCTTGCCGCGGGCGGCTCGGTCGCGCTGGTGTCGGACGCCGGCACGCCGCTGATCTCTGATCCCGGCTTCAAGCTGGTGCGCGAGGTCTGCGCCGCCGGCCATGCCGTCTATGCGCTGCCGGGCCCGTCCTCGGTGCTGGCGGCGCTGTCGGTCGCCGCGCTACCGACCGACCGTTTCTTCTTCGAGGGTTTCTTGCCGGCCAAATCAGCCGCGCGAAAATCGCGTCTGGCCGAGCTCGCCCGCATCGATGCGACCCTGGTGATGTTCGAATCCGGCAACCGCGTGCAGGATACGCTGGCCGAGCTCGCCGAGATCATGGGCAGCCGCGAGGCCGCGATCTGTCGTGAGCTGACTAAGCTGCACGAGGAGATTTCGCGTGCAACGCTCGCCGAGCTGGCACGTGACGCCGAGGGGCTGGAGACGCGCGGCGAGTTCGTGCTGGTGATCGCTCCGCCGGCGGCCGACGCCGAGGTGCTGAACTCGGATGCGCTGGACGATCTCCTGCGCGAGCAGCTGGCCGCGCACAGCGTCAAGGACGCGGTTGCGCATGCGGTCGCGCTCTCGGGCCGGCCGCGCCGCGAGGTGTATGCCCGCGCGCTCGAGATCGCCAAGGATCTGCGGGGCGGTGATGGCGAAGGCTAG
- the rdgB gene encoding RdgB/HAM1 family non-canonical purine NTP pyrophosphatase yields the protein MHRRITGKLVIATHNPGKLAEMKELLAPHGIEAVSAGELGLDEPEETGNDFRSNAAIKAIAAAKATGLPSFADDSGIVVDALDGAPGIFSARWAGPTKDFNAAMAQIERLLQERGASTPAKRTAHFVSALCVAWPDDHLEEVEARVDGTLAWPPRGTAGFGYDPMFLPDGHDRTFGEMTSIEKHGLPPLGLALSHRARAFVKLAEICLEPR from the coding sequence ATGCACCGCCGAATCACCGGAAAGCTCGTCATCGCGACCCACAATCCCGGCAAGCTCGCCGAGATGAAGGAGCTGCTCGCGCCTCACGGCATCGAGGCGGTGTCGGCCGGAGAGCTCGGCCTGGACGAGCCGGAGGAAACCGGCAACGATTTCCGCAGCAACGCCGCGATCAAGGCGATCGCGGCGGCAAAGGCGACGGGGCTTCCGTCCTTCGCGGATGATTCCGGCATCGTGGTCGACGCGCTCGACGGCGCGCCCGGCATTTTCTCCGCGCGCTGGGCCGGTCCGACCAAGGATTTCAACGCGGCGATGGCCCAGATCGAGCGGCTGCTGCAGGAGCGCGGGGCAAGCACGCCCGCAAAGCGCACCGCGCATTTCGTTTCCGCGCTCTGCGTCGCCTGGCCCGACGATCATCTCGAAGAGGTCGAGGCGCGCGTCGACGGCACGCTAGCTTGGCCGCCGCGCGGCACCGCCGGTTTTGGCTACGATCCGATGTTCCTGCCTGACGGGCACGACCGCACCTTCGGCGAGATGACCAGCATCGAGAAGCACGGCCTGCCGCCGCTCGGCCTTGCCCTGTCGCACCGCGCCCGCGCCTTCGTGAAACTGGCGGAGATCTGCCTTGAGCCGCGCTAG
- the dnaK gene encoding molecular chaperone DnaK gives MGKVIGIDLGTTNSCVAVMDGKNAKVIENSEGMRTTPSIVAVTDDGERLVGQPAKRQAVTNPERTFFAVKRLIGRRYDDPMVEKDKKLVPYKIVKASNGDAWVEADGQTYSPSQVSAFILQKMKETAEAHLGQKVDQAVITVPAYFNDAQRQATKDAGKIAGLEVLRIINEPTAAALAYGLDKTKAGTIAVYDLGGGTFDISILEIGDGVFEVKSTNGDTFLGGEDFDMRLVGYLADEFQKEQGINLRNDKLALQRLKEAAEKAKIELSSTTQTEINLPFITADQTGPKHLTMKLTRAKFEALVDDLIQKTVEPCRKALKDAGVTAGEIGEVVLVGGMSRMPKVQEVVKQLFGKEPHKGVNPDEVVAIGAAIQAGVLQGDVKDVLLLDVTPLSLGIETLGGVFTRIIDRNTTIPTKKSQVFSTAEDNQNAVTIRVFQGEREMAADNKMLGQFDLMGIPPAPRGMPQIEVTFDIDANGIVNVSAKDKATGKEQQIRIQASGGLSEADIEKMVKDAEANAEADKKRREAVTAKNEADGLVHSTEKALAEHGSKVAESERRAIEDAVSDLKEALKGDDAEAIKAKTQTLAQASMKLGEAMYKQQAEADAKKDAAKDDVVDAEFTEVDDDKNNKKSA, from the coding sequence ATGGGAAAGGTCATTGGGATCGACCTCGGCACCACGAACTCGTGCGTCGCCGTAATGGATGGCAAAAACGCCAAAGTTATCGAGAATTCCGAAGGCATGCGCACGACGCCTTCGATCGTCGCCGTGACGGACGACGGTGAGCGCCTCGTTGGCCAGCCTGCCAAGCGCCAGGCCGTCACCAATCCCGAGCGCACGTTCTTCGCAGTGAAGCGCCTGATCGGCCGCCGCTACGACGACCCGATGGTCGAGAAGGACAAGAAGCTCGTTCCGTACAAGATCGTGAAGGCTTCCAACGGCGACGCCTGGGTCGAGGCCGACGGCCAGACCTACTCGCCCTCGCAGGTCTCCGCTTTCATCCTGCAGAAGATGAAGGAGACCGCGGAAGCCCATCTCGGTCAGAAGGTCGACCAGGCCGTCATCACCGTTCCCGCCTACTTCAACGACGCCCAGCGCCAGGCGACCAAGGACGCCGGCAAGATCGCGGGCCTTGAAGTGCTGCGCATCATCAACGAGCCGACCGCGGCCGCCCTCGCCTATGGCCTCGACAAGACCAAGGCCGGCACCATCGCCGTGTACGACCTCGGCGGCGGCACGTTCGATATCTCCATTCTCGAAATCGGCGACGGCGTGTTCGAGGTGAAGTCGACCAACGGCGACACCTTCCTCGGCGGCGAAGACTTCGACATGCGTCTCGTTGGCTACCTCGCCGACGAGTTCCAGAAGGAGCAGGGCATCAACCTGCGCAACGACAAGCTCGCGTTGCAGCGCCTGAAGGAAGCCGCTGAAAAGGCCAAGATCGAGCTGTCGTCGACGACGCAGACCGAGATCAACCTGCCCTTCATCACCGCGGACCAGACCGGCCCGAAGCATCTGACGATGAAGCTCACCCGCGCCAAGTTCGAGGCGCTGGTCGACGACCTCATCCAGAAGACCGTCGAGCCCTGCCGCAAGGCGCTGAAGGACGCCGGCGTTACCGCCGGTGAGATCGGCGAGGTCGTGCTGGTCGGCGGCATGTCGCGCATGCCGAAGGTCCAGGAGGTCGTGAAGCAGCTGTTCGGCAAGGAGCCGCACAAGGGCGTCAACCCGGACGAAGTCGTGGCGATCGGTGCCGCGATCCAGGCCGGCGTGCTCCAGGGCGACGTCAAGGACGTGCTGCTGCTCGACGTGACCCCGCTGTCGCTGGGCATCGAGACGCTGGGTGGCGTGTTCACCCGCATCATCGACCGCAACACCACGATCCCGACCAAGAAGAGCCAGGTGTTCTCGACCGCCGAGGACAACCAGAACGCGGTCACCATCCGCGTCTTCCAGGGCGAGCGTGAGATGGCGGCCGACAACAAGATGCTCGGCCAGTTCGACCTGATGGGCATTCCGCCGGCCCCGCGCGGCATGCCGCAGATCGAAGTGACCTTCGACATCGACGCCAACGGCATCGTCAACGTCTCGGCCAAGGACAAGGCCACGGGCAAGGAGCAGCAGATCCGCATCCAGGCCTCCGGTGGTCTGTCGGAAGCCGACATCGAGAAGATGGTCAAGGACGCCGAGGCCAATGCCGAGGCGGACAAGAAGCGCCGCGAGGCCGTCACCGCCAAGAACGAGGCGGATGGTCTGGTGCATTCGACCGAGAAGGCCCTGGCCGAGCACGGTTCGAAGGTCGCCGAGAGCGAGCGCCGCGCCATCGAGGACGCCGTCAGCGACCTCAAGGAAGCGCTGAAGGGCGACGATGCCGAGGCGATCAAGGCCAAGACCCAGACGCTGGCCCAGGCTTCGATGAAGCTCGGCGAGGCCATGTACAAGCAGCAGGCCGAGGCCGACGCCAAGAAGGATGCGGCCAAGGACGACGTCGTCGACGCGGAATTCACCGAAGTCGACGACGACAAGAACAACAAGAAGTCCGCCTAA
- the dnaJ gene encoding molecular chaperone DnaJ: protein MSTKRCYYETLEVERTADDSVLKSSFRKLAMKFHPDRNPGDDTSEVKFKEINEAYEVLKDKDKRAAYDRFGHAAFEQGGPGGGAGFGAGFASSFSDIFEDLFGMAGQRGRGGRERGADLRYNMEITLEEAFGGKTAQIEIPVSVTCEACSGIGAKAGTKPKTCSTCGGAGRVRQSQGFFTLERTCHGCQGRGQMIEDACPSCAGQGRVTRERTLSVNIPAGVEDGTRIRLAGEGEAGVRGGPPGDLYIFLSLALHQLFQRDGADLHCRVPISMVTAALGGEFEVPTIDKGKTKVKVPAGTQSGRRFRIASKGMPVLRSRQMGDMYVQVAVETPQNLTKKQQELLAEFEKLSSGNTQPESVGFFAKVKDLFSNRAN from the coding sequence ATGTCCACCAAGCGCTGCTATTACGAAACCCTCGAAGTCGAACGCACCGCTGACGATTCCGTCCTGAAATCGTCCTTCCGCAAGCTGGCGATGAAGTTCCACCCGGATCGCAATCCCGGTGACGACACCAGCGAGGTCAAGTTCAAGGAAATCAACGAGGCCTACGAGGTCCTCAAGGACAAGGACAAGCGCGCCGCCTATGACCGCTTCGGCCATGCGGCCTTCGAGCAGGGCGGCCCTGGCGGCGGTGCCGGTTTCGGCGCGGGCTTCGCCTCCTCCTTCTCCGACATTTTCGAGGATCTGTTCGGCATGGCCGGACAGCGCGGCCGCGGCGGCCGCGAGCGCGGGGCCGATCTGCGCTACAACATGGAGATCACGCTCGAGGAAGCCTTCGGCGGCAAGACCGCGCAGATCGAGATCCCGGTCTCGGTCACCTGCGAGGCCTGTTCGGGCATCGGCGCCAAGGCCGGCACCAAGCCGAAGACCTGCTCGACCTGCGGCGGCGCCGGCCGTGTGCGGCAGTCGCAGGGCTTCTTCACGCTGGAGCGCACCTGTCACGGCTGCCAGGGCCGCGGCCAGATGATCGAGGATGCCTGCCCGTCCTGCGCGGGCCAGGGCCGCGTGACCCGCGAGCGCACGCTCTCCGTCAACATTCCCGCCGGAGTCGAGGACGGCACCAGGATCAGGCTTGCCGGCGAAGGCGAGGCCGGCGTCCGCGGCGGTCCGCCCGGCGACCTCTACATCTTCCTGTCGCTGGCCCTGCACCAGCTGTTCCAGCGCGATGGCGCCGATCTTCATTGCCGGGTGCCGATCTCGATGGTGACTGCCGCCCTTGGCGGCGAATTCGAGGTGCCGACCATCGACAAGGGCAAGACCAAGGTGAAGGTGCCGGCTGGAACCCAGTCGGGCCGCCGATTCCGCATCGCATCAAAGGGCATGCCGGTGCTGCGCTCGCGCCAGATGGGCGACATGTACGTCCAGGTCGCGGTCGAGACCCCGCAGAACCTCACCAAGAAGCAGCAGGAATTGCTGGCCGAGTTCGAAAAGCTCTCCTCGGGCAATACTCAGCCGGAATCCGTCGGCTTCTTCGCCAAGGTCAAGGATCTCTTCAGTAATCGGGCGAACTGA
- the pncA gene encoding bifunctional nicotinamidase/pyrazinamidase: MLDRRQILAALGTTALAALTPTALFAAASIKPDDASALLVIDVQNCFLPGGSLAVKEGEQVVPVINRIAKGFANVVMTQDWHTPGHISFASVHSGKKPFETVDLPYGKQVLWPDHCVQGTDGAALSKDLAIPHAELIIRKGFHKDVDSYSAFLEADGKTSTGLAGYLKGRKIKRVFVVGLATDFCVAWTALDARKAGFEVYVVEDACRGIDTQGSLAKAWADMAKAGVKRIQSADIAVSA; this comes from the coding sequence ATGCTGGATCGGCGACAAATCCTGGCGGCGCTTGGGACGACGGCGCTCGCGGCTCTCACTCCGACCGCACTCTTCGCAGCGGCATCGATCAAGCCGGACGACGCCTCCGCGCTGCTCGTGATCGACGTGCAGAACTGCTTCCTGCCTGGCGGCAGCCTCGCGGTGAAGGAGGGCGAGCAGGTGGTGCCCGTCATCAACAGAATCGCGAAAGGTTTTGCGAATGTGGTGATGACGCAGGACTGGCACACGCCCGGCCACATCTCGTTCGCCTCGGTGCATTCCGGCAAGAAACCGTTCGAGACCGTCGATCTTCCCTACGGCAAGCAGGTGCTGTGGCCAGACCATTGCGTGCAAGGCACCGACGGCGCCGCGCTGTCGAAGGACCTCGCGATCCCGCATGCCGAGCTGATCATCCGCAAGGGTTTTCACAAGGACGTCGACAGCTACTCGGCCTTCCTCGAAGCCGACGGCAAGACCTCGACGGGCCTTGCCGGCTACCTCAAGGGCCGCAAGATCAAGCGCGTCTTCGTTGTGGGATTGGCGACAGATTTCTGTGTTGCCTGGACCGCGCTCGACGCGCGCAAGGCTGGCTTCGAGGTCTATGTCGTGGAGGATGCCTGCCGCGGCATCGACACGCAGGGCTCGCTGGCCAAGGCCTGGGCCGATATGGCCAAGGCCGGCGTGAAGCGGATCCAGTCGGCGGATATCGCGGTGAGCGCGTAG
- the hrcA gene encoding heat-inducible transcriptional repressor HrcA: protein MAHHDPIHLIAPHAGLAQLNERSRDIFRQIVESYLATGEPVGSRNISRLIAMPLSPASVRNVMADLEQLGLIYAPHTSAGRLPTELGLRFFVDALMQVGDLNEAERASIQSQLASVGQAQSVEAALDQALTRLSGLTRAAAVVLTPKSNARLKHIEFVRLEPEKALVILVGEDGQVENRVLALPPGVPSSAITEAGNFLNARIRGRTLAEARLELETALGEARAELDQLTQKVISAGIASWSGGENEDRQLIVRGHANLLEDLHALEDLERVRLLFDDLETKRGVIDLLGRAETAEGVRIFIGSENKLFSLSGSSTIISPYRDAAGHIVGVLGVIGPTRLNYARVIPTVDYAARIVSRLLGG, encoded by the coding sequence GTGGCCCATCACGATCCGATCCATCTGATCGCGCCGCACGCAGGCCTCGCCCAGCTCAACGAGCGTTCCCGCGACATCTTTCGTCAAATTGTCGAAAGCTATCTCGCGACCGGCGAGCCCGTCGGCTCGCGCAATATCTCGCGGCTGATCGCGATGCCGCTGTCGCCGGCCTCGGTCCGCAACGTTATGGCCGATCTGGAACAGCTCGGCCTGATCTACGCGCCACATACCTCCGCCGGCCGCTTGCCGACGGAACTCGGCCTGCGTTTCTTCGTCGATGCCCTGATGCAGGTCGGCGATCTCAACGAGGCCGAGCGCGCGTCGATCCAGAGCCAGCTCGCATCGGTCGGCCAGGCACAGTCGGTCGAGGCGGCGCTGGATCAGGCCTTGACGCGGCTATCGGGTCTCACGCGGGCCGCAGCCGTGGTGCTGACGCCAAAATCCAATGCGCGACTGAAGCACATCGAGTTCGTCCGGCTGGAACCGGAAAAGGCGTTGGTGATCCTGGTCGGCGAAGACGGCCAGGTCGAAAACCGCGTGCTGGCGCTGCCGCCCGGAGTTCCCTCCTCCGCGATCACGGAAGCCGGTAATTTCCTCAATGCGCGCATTCGCGGCCGCACGCTCGCCGAAGCGCGGCTCGAGCTCGAGACTGCGCTCGGCGAGGCTCGCGCCGAGCTCGATCAGCTGACGCAGAAGGTGATTTCGGCCGGAATCGCGAGCTGGTCCGGCGGCGAGAACGAGGATCGCCAGCTCATCGTCCGCGGCCACGCCAATCTGCTCGAAGATCTGCACGCGCTGGAGGATCTGGAGCGGGTGCGCCTGTTGTTCGACGATCTCGAGACCAAGCGCGGCGTGATCGACCTGCTGGGCCGCGCCGAGACCGCCGAGGGCGTGAGGATTTTCATTGGCTCCGAGAACAAGCTGTTCTCGCTGTCCGGCTCCTCCACGATCATCTCGCCGTACCGGGATGCCGCCGGTCATATCGTCGGCGTTTTGGGCGTGATCGGGCCGACGCGGCTGAATTATGCCCGCGTGATCCCGACCGTGGACTACGCCGCCCGCATCGTCAGCCGCCTTCTGGGCGGCTGA
- the rph gene encoding ribonuclease PH, protein MRPSRRAPDELRPVTLERGVVKYAEGSCLVKFGDTHVLVTATLEDRLPPWLKGQGRGWVTAEYGMLPRATSERTRREASAGKQSGRTVEIQRLIGRSLRTIVDLEALGERQITVDCDVLQADGGTRTASITGAWVALADCINWMKARNMIKANVLRDNVAAISCGIYNGTPVLDLDYAEDSEAETDANFVMTGDGRIVEVQGTAEREPFTQDEFLKLIALAQKGIARLVDLQKLAVA, encoded by the coding sequence ATGCGGCCAAGCCGCCGTGCGCCCGACGAATTGCGCCCCGTGACGCTGGAGCGTGGCGTGGTCAAATATGCGGAGGGCTCGTGCCTGGTGAAATTCGGCGACACCCATGTGCTGGTCACCGCCACGCTGGAGGACCGCCTGCCGCCATGGCTGAAGGGCCAGGGCCGCGGCTGGGTCACCGCCGAATACGGCATGCTGCCGCGCGCGACCTCGGAACGCACCCGCCGCGAGGCCTCCGCCGGCAAGCAGAGCGGCCGCACCGTCGAGATCCAGCGCCTGATCGGCCGCTCGCTTCGCACTATCGTCGACCTCGAAGCGCTCGGCGAGCGCCAGATCACGGTCGATTGCGACGTGCTCCAGGCCGACGGCGGCACCCGCACGGCCTCGATCACCGGTGCCTGGGTCGCGCTCGCCGATTGCATCAACTGGATGAAGGCGCGCAACATGATCAAGGCCAACGTGCTGCGCGACAACGTCGCCGCGATCTCCTGCGGCATCTACAACGGCACGCCGGTGCTCGACCTCGATTATGCCGAGGATTCCGAGGCCGAAACCGACGCCAATTTCGTGATGACCGGCGATGGCCGCATTGTCGAGGTGCAGGGCACCGCGGAACGCGAGCCGTTCACGCAGGACGAGTTCCTCAAGCTGATCGCCCTGGCGCAGAAAGGCATCGCGCGTCTGGTGGACTTGCAGAAACTGGCCGTGGCGTAG
- the hemW gene encoding radical SAM family heme chaperone HemW, which produces MDTGSRQENASKQESEAFGVYVHWPFCLSKCPYCDFNSHVRHAAIDEARFASAFAREIETTAERAPGREVTSIFLGGGTPSLMQPATVGAVLDAIGKHWIVASDVEVTLEANPTSVEATRFAGYRAAGVNRVSLGVQALDDASLKALGRLHSAREALDAVAIARRSFDRYSFDLIYARPDQTPAMWADELRLAINEAAEHLSLYQLTIEEGTPFFGLHQAGKLKTPDEAVARALYDVTQETCDKLGLPAYEISNHARRGAECRHNLVYWRGEEYAGIGPGAHGRLDIDGVRHATATEKRPEAWLLRVETNGHGVVTDDLLNSEERADEFLLMGLRLAEGIDPARYKALAGRPLDAGRIALLREEGAITVDATGRLRVTSSGFPVLDAVVADLAA; this is translated from the coding sequence GTGGATACCGGTTCGCGCCAGGAAAACGCGTCGAAACAAGAATCCGAAGCCTTCGGCGTCTACGTGCACTGGCCGTTCTGCCTGTCGAAGTGCCCGTATTGTGACTTCAACAGCCATGTCCGCCACGCCGCCATCGACGAGGCACGCTTTGCCTCCGCTTTCGCGCGCGAGATCGAGACCACGGCCGAGCGCGCGCCCGGTCGCGAGGTCACCTCGATCTTCCTCGGCGGCGGCACACCGTCATTGATGCAGCCTGCAACCGTCGGCGCCGTGCTCGATGCCATCGGCAAGCATTGGATTGTTGCGAGCGACGTCGAGGTGACGCTGGAAGCGAACCCGACCAGCGTCGAGGCCACACGCTTCGCCGGCTATCGCGCCGCCGGCGTCAACCGCGTCTCGCTCGGCGTGCAGGCGCTGGACGATGCCTCGCTGAAGGCGCTCGGCCGCTTGCACAGCGCGCGCGAGGCGCTCGATGCCGTCGCCATCGCGCGCCGCTCCTTCGACCGTTATTCGTTCGACCTGATCTACGCCCGCCCCGACCAGACGCCGGCGATGTGGGCCGACGAGCTGCGTCTCGCCATCAATGAAGCGGCCGAGCATCTGTCGCTCTATCAATTGACGATCGAGGAAGGCACGCCGTTCTTCGGCCTGCACCAGGCCGGCAAATTGAAGACACCGGACGAAGCCGTCGCGCGCGCGCTCTATGACGTGACGCAGGAAACCTGCGACAAGCTTGGGCTACCCGCCTACGAGATCTCCAATCACGCGCGGCGCGGCGCCGAGTGCCGGCACAATCTGGTGTACTGGCGCGGCGAGGAATATGCCGGCATCGGGCCGGGCGCGCATGGCCGTCTCGACATCGACGGCGTGCGCCATGCCACCGCCACCGAGAAGCGTCCCGAAGCGTGGCTGCTGCGGGTCGAGACCAATGGTCACGGCGTCGTCACCGACGACCTCCTCAACAGCGAAGAACGCGCCGACGAATTTCTGCTAATGGGATTGCGCCTCGCCGAGGGCATCGACCCCGCGCGCTACAAGGCCCTCGCCGGTCGTCCGCTCGACGCCGGCCGCATCGCGCTGCTGCGCGAGGAAGGCGCGATCACCGTCGATGCAACGGGCCGCCTGCGGGTGACGAGCAGCGGATTCCCGGTGCTCGATGCAGTGGTCGCGGATCTCGCGGCGTAG
- a CDS encoding penicillin-binding protein activator: MLGPRDPKSPVEGPRMSGATRRGALGLLLGAPLLSACAGVQQSLSQFSNPFSSSSPPPAQPAGPPQQATTAGTGGVKVAVILPLSAAGNAGLAAQSMRNAAEMALAEFQNPNIQLLIKDDNGTPQGAQAGAQQAVEEGAEIILGPLFAQSVPAVAQVARTRGISVIAFSTDSSIAGRGVYLLSFLPESDVNRIIEYSASIGKRSVAVLVPDNAYGNVVEAAVKAAVPRRGGRVVAFERYGADRATPARAVAQQIGSADALFIADDGDAVVAVADAMTAAGANLRNIQLLGTGLWDNPRVYASSALQGGLYAAPDPAGFRAFSGRYRTKYGAEPVRTATLAYDAVALVAALARTQGTTRFSADVLTNASGFAGIDGLFRFRADGTNERGLAVMKVTTGGGVAVAGSPKSFGA, translated from the coding sequence ATGCTGGGCCCGCGTGATCCGAAATCTCCCGTTGAGGGGCCCCGAATGTCCGGGGCGACCCGGCGGGGTGCGCTAGGCTTGTTGCTCGGCGCCCCCCTGCTCTCGGCCTGCGCCGGCGTGCAGCAGAGCCTCAGCCAGTTCTCCAATCCCTTCAGCAGCTCCTCCCCGCCCCCGGCCCAGCCGGCCGGGCCGCCGCAGCAGGCGACGACCGCCGGCACCGGCGGGGTCAAGGTTGCCGTGATCCTGCCACTCTCGGCCGCCGGCAATGCCGGCCTTGCCGCGCAATCGATGCGCAATGCGGCCGAGATGGCGCTGGCTGAGTTCCAGAACCCGAACATCCAGCTGCTGATCAAGGACGACAATGGCACCCCGCAGGGCGCGCAGGCCGGCGCGCAGCAGGCGGTCGAGGAAGGGGCCGAGATCATTTTGGGACCGTTGTTCGCGCAGTCGGTGCCGGCGGTGGCTCAGGTCGCGCGCACGCGCGGCATTTCCGTGATCGCGTTCTCGACCGATTCCAGCATCGCCGGCCGCGGCGTGTATTTGCTGAGCTTCCTGCCGGAGTCCGACGTCAATCGCATCATCGAGTACTCCGCCAGCATCGGCAAACGCTCCGTCGCCGTCCTCGTGCCCGACAATGCCTATGGCAATGTCGTCGAGGCCGCGGTGAAGGCGGCGGTGCCGCGGCGTGGCGGACGCGTTGTCGCATTCGAAAGATATGGCGCGGATCGCGCCACCCCGGCGCGCGCCGTGGCGCAGCAGATCGGCAGCGCCGATGCGCTGTTCATTGCCGACGACGGCGATGCCGTCGTCGCGGTGGCCGATGCGATGACCGCGGCCGGCGCGAACTTGCGCAACATCCAGCTGCTCGGCACCGGCCTGTGGGACAATCCGCGCGTCTATGCCAGCTCGGCGTTGCAAGGCGGTCTTTACGCCGCGCCCGATCCGGCCGGCTTCCGCGCCTTCTCCGGCCGCTACCGAACCAAATACGGCGCCGAGCCGGTGCGCACCGCGACGCTTGCCTATGACGCCGTCGCCCTCGTCGCCGCGCTCGCCCGCACGCAGGGCACCACGCGATTCTCGGCGGATGTGCTCACCAACGCCTCGGGCTTTGCCGGCATCGACGGCCTGTTCCGCTTCCGCGCCGACGGCACCAACGAGCGCGGCCTTGCGGTGATGAAGGTGACGACCGGCGGCGGCGTTGCGGTCGCGGGTTCGCCGAAGAGCTTTGGGGCATAG
- the grpE gene encoding nucleotide exchange factor GrpE, translating into MTDRDRQPEDTTAPTGEPVVSKPYIMPDDPEPGSVELLQKEAAEARDRMLRTLAEMENLRKRTTKEVADARLYGITGFARDVLDIADNLQRALDAVPAEARAAADPGLISLIEGVELTERSLLNALEKHGVKKFDPQGQKFDPNFQQAMFEVPDASVPSGTVVQVVQAGYTIGERVLRPALVGVAKGGAKAAANSNDVN; encoded by the coding sequence ATGACCGATCGAGACCGGCAACCCGAAGACACGACCGCACCGACCGGCGAGCCCGTGGTGTCGAAACCCTACATCATGCCCGACGATCCCGAGCCGGGTTCGGTCGAGCTGCTGCAGAAGGAAGCCGCCGAGGCGCGTGACCGCATGCTGCGGACGCTGGCCGAGATGGAGAACTTACGCAAGCGTACCACCAAGGAGGTCGCGGACGCCCGTCTCTACGGCATCACCGGCTTTGCCCGCGACGTGCTCGACATCGCCGACAATCTCCAGCGCGCGCTCGATGCCGTTCCGGCCGAGGCGCGGGCCGCGGCCGATCCCGGCCTGATCTCGCTGATCGAGGGCGTCGAGCTCACCGAGCGATCGCTGCTCAACGCGCTGGAAAAGCATGGCGTGAAGAAGTTCGACCCGCAGGGCCAGAAGTTCGACCCGAACTTCCAGCAGGCGATGTTCGAAGTGCCCGATGCGTCGGTGCCGTCGGGCACCGTGGTGCAGGTCGTGCAGGCCGGCTACACCATCGGCGAGCGCGTGCTGCGCCCGGCCCTAGTCGGTGTCGCCAAGGGCGGCGCGAAGGCCGCGGCCAACAGCAACGACGTCAACTGA